One region of Carassius gibelio isolate Cgi1373 ecotype wild population from Czech Republic chromosome A1, carGib1.2-hapl.c, whole genome shotgun sequence genomic DNA includes:
- the LOC128021130 gene encoding uncharacterized protein LOC128021130, with protein sequence MKRAKVEIEGYLHDVSEILEGADHHKYFTALIQEAERNSRVVVFDLQRHDVFRSAEKDRTPVRLCNVDLSPSRQRSGEVDVIVSTASLLRCVRQLNFVFDESSHDVVNDVTVQHILQEGREYQRVNVTIKVLQLSEDRQGMTRSHQRMARRSYDVADQTNSVSLTVWGGDGLQVGKWYRLTNTSIRKFGGCTCLSTTAQSKITIVPDVSCTVAHIMENFDRKEGEIITAEVKVEYVCPRQHPLPSVNLATSLTRCQQCDAFCRTSRVVSVLRGIVTIEDSSGKMNNFVLDDFLLRKLLNVPSGSTPDPDVLVMRLLGEGSSHLHVKFRGQRVLDVAFVADVNTTSSSSVPQSTECKASSSNMGDDLSDDLMLQEIFSEVQTEESANLDAEEKDEGCVEKQEGSNTSEGSVGKLTQERREEVLGVVAEECRKGSQKGVKAKSKK encoded by the exons ATGAAGAGAGCCAAGGTTGAAATTGAAGGATATCTTCATGACGTCTCTGAAATTTTGGAAGGGGCTGATCATCACAAGTATTTTACAGCGTTAATACAAGAAGCGGAAAGAAACAGTCGAGTAGTGGTATTTGATCTTCAAAGACATGATGTGTTTCGGAGTGCGGAGAAAGACAG GACACCTGTAAGACTATGTAATGTAGACCTTTCTCCCTCACGTCAGAGAAGTGGTGAAGTTGACGTAATTGTTAGCACAGCATCCTTGCTGAGATGTGTGCGTCAGCTTAACTTTGTATTTGATGAGTCGTCGCATGATGTTGTGAACGATGTGACCGTGCAGCATATTTTGCAAGAGGGCCGCGAATATCAAAGG gtgAATGTTACCATCAAAGTTTTGCAGTTGTCTGAAGATAGACAAGGCATGACCCGTAGCCACCAAAGAATGGCCAGGCGATCATATGATGTCGCAGACCAGACAAACAGTGTCTCCTTGACAGTCTGGGGTGGTGATGGGTTGCAAGTTGGCAAGTGGTATAGACTGACTAATACATCTATTCGGAAATTTGGTGGATGTACGTGTTTGTCTACAACAGCACAGTCAAAAATTACAATTGTGCCGGATGTTTCATGCACTGTGGCACACATAATGGAAAACTTCGACCGAAAGGAAGGTGAAATTATCACAGCAGAGGTGAAGGTAGAATATGTGTGCCCAAGGCAGCATCCTTTGCCTTCAGTGAATCTGGCAACATCACTTACCAGATGTCAGCAATGTGATGCTTTCTGCCGTACATCCAGAGTTGTGTCGGTATTGAGAGGTATTGTTACCATTGAAGACAGCAGTGGCAAAATGAACAATTTTGTTCTGGATGACTTTCTCCTTCGGAAACTTCTGAATGTGCCAAGTGGCAGCACTCCGGATCCTGATGTTCTCGTTATGAGATTGCTTGGTGAGGGATCTAGTCACCTCCATGTAAAGTTTCGTGGACAGCGTGTTCTGGATGTGGCTTTTGTGGCAGATGTGAACACAACAAGTTCATCCTCTGTACCACAGAGTACAGAGTGCAAAGCAAGCTCATCTAACATGGGCGATGATCTAAGTGATGATCTGATGCTGCAAGAAATTTTTTCAGAAGTTCAAACAGAAGAGTCAGCAAATTTGGATGCAGAAGAGAAGGATGAAGGATGTGTAGAAAAGCAAGAAGGCTCTAATACTTCAGAAGGCTCTGTTGGAAAGCTAACGCAGGAAAGAAGAGAAGAAGTGCTTGGAGTTGTGGCTGAAGAGTGTCGGAAAGGTTCTCAAAAGGGTGTGAAGGCAAAGAGTAAGAAATAA